The DNA window GCTATCGCGGCCAGCGATCCCGGCTCTACCGTAAGGCCAAAGAGCAGCAACTTCATTCACTGAACTACGCCTACCGCGACCGTCGTGCGCGCAAGGGCGAGTTCCGCAAGCTGTGGATCTCGCGGATCAACGCGGCCGCCCGCGCCAACGACATCACCTACAACCGGCTGATCCAGGGCCTCAAGGCCGCCGGTGTGGAGGTGGACCGGAAGAACCTGTCCGACATCGCGATTGCCGACCCGGCCGCATTCACGGCGCTGGTCGACATCGCACGGGCGGCACTGCCCGAGGACGTCAACGCCCCCTCCGATTCGGGAGAAGCGGCCTAACCGGCGACGCTGCGGACCGCGCAGGTGCTGACCGAACGCTCGGCCAGGGTCGCCGCGGCGGTCAAGTTGCATCGCCACGTCGGCCGCGGGCGGGCCGGCCGCTTCCTCGCCGAAGGCCCCAACCTCGTCGAGGCCGCCGCCCGCCGCGGCCTGATTCGCGACGTCTTCGTCACCGAAGTCGCCCGGCAGCGTCACGCGTCGCTGCTGGCGACTCTGGATGCCGCGCGATGCCCGGTCCACCCCGTCACCGAGCGCGCCGCGAAAGCGTTGTCCGACACCGTCACCCCGGCGGGGCTGGTCGCCGTGTGCGAAACGCCGGAGACGCGGCTTCGGGACGTGCTGGCCGGCTCGCCGCGGCTGGTCGCGGTCGCCGTCGAAATCGGCGAACCGGGCAACGCGGGCACCCTCATCCGCCTCGCCGACGCGATGGGCGCGGCCGGTGTCATCCTCGGCGGCCACAGCGTCGACCCGTACAACGGCAAGTGCCTGCGCGCATCGGCGGGCAGCATCTTCTCGGTCCCGGTGGTCGTCGCGCCGGACACGCTCGCCGCCGTCGACGCGTTGCGTGCCGCGGGCCTGCAGCTGCTCGCCACCACCGTGGACGGCGAGACCCGGCTCGACGAGGCTACCGAACTGCTCGGCGCGCCGACGGCGTGGCTGTTCGGACCCGAATCACATGGCCTGCCAAGCGAAATCGCGGCGGCGGCCGACCACCGCATGCGCATCCCGATGGCCGGCGGTGCGGAGAGCCTGAATGTGGCCTCCGCCGCGGCCATCTGTCTGTATCAGAGCGCGCGGGCGCTGAACCTGCCTACGCGGCCCTAGCCGGCCGTTTCGGGCGGCCCCGCCCGGCGCGCAAGCCGGCCAGCGACAGCGTCGTGTGCACCAGAGAGCCGGCGCGTTCCATCAGGGCTCGGGCGGGTTGCAATGCGGGGTCCAACGGCGACCTGGGCGGCGGGGGGAAGTAATGCATCGGAAGCCCGCGGCGGTCCCGCGGCGGCGCCATGAACGGCGGGGCCTCGACCAGCGGCGCGTCGCTGGGCAGCCGTCCCTCGGCGCGGCGGTAGGCGGCCAGCGCGCGCGGGTGCAGCCGGATTTCGTCGGGGACCGCCAGGAAGGCCAGTTCGACGACCTTGCCGAACAGGCGCAGCAACACCTCGTCGCCGGGTGTCCAGTGCATTCCGGCCTTCTCGCGCACCGCGGGCTCGAACAGTCCCGCGGCGATCCAGCGCTGGCCGGCGACCAGGGGTTTGAATATCTGGTCCCAGATCGGTGTCGGCATCAACACGAATTTCGGCTTCGGGATTCGCATCTGGAAGATGTCCAGCGTCGCCCGGTTGATCTCCAGGGTGTCGCGGCCGGTGCGCTCCCAGTACTCCTGGAAGTCTTCCCACGATTCGGGCACCGGCCGCATGCTCATCCCGTACATCCGGTACCACTGCACGTGCTCGGCGAAGAGCTGCCGCTTCTCGGCCTCGGTCAGGCCGCCGCAGAAGTATTCGGCCACCTTGACGATCAGCATGAAAAATGTGGCGTGCGCCCAGTAGAACGTCTCGGGATTGAGTGCGTGATAGCGCCGCCCGGTGGCGTCGGTTCCCTTGATGGTGTGGTGGTAGCTGGTGATCTGCTGGCCGGTCTGGGATGCGCGGTCGCCGTCGTAGACGACACCCATGATCGGGTACACGGACCGGGCCACCCGCTGCAGCGGCTCCCGCAGTAGGATCGAGTGCTCCTCGACGGCCGCGCCGAGTTCGGGATACATGTTCTGGATCGCCCCGATCCACACCCCCATCATCCCGGTGCGCAGATCGCCAAAATACTTCCAGGTCAGGGAATCTGGTCCGAGTGGATCGGCGGGCTCAGTCCCGCACGCGCTCACAGTGCCAGTCATCGCGGCCTCCTGCTCCAATTGCGCTCACGATAACTTTGACAACGCGCGTTGTCTGTGTTTTCGGGGATGTGTCGGCAGGGGTGTTATCGAGCTTCCACATCAGTGTGGCACCACCGTGATCAGGCGGTTTGGTGCGAGATGCGACACATCTGGCCCAACCTGTCCTGAACAGTCGTTGCCTGCCTCTGGCGAAACCAAATAACCTGGCCAGGTGGAACTCGCGCGTCGCGATCTGGACCCGGGCGAGCCCGAAGAGATGCAGGCGCAATCCGCTCCGCAACGTTCTCCACTGTCGGTGCACACCGCGACTGAATGGCTGCACAGCCGCAACCGCAGCCCCGGGGCGGTTGCCTTCATTCGGCGTGCGCGCCGGCTGCTGCCCGGCGACCCCGAGTTCGGCGATCCGCTGTCCACCGCGGGCGATGGCGGTCCGCGCGCGGCGGCGCGCGCGGCCGACCGGCTGCTGGGGGATCGCGACGCGGTGTCGCGCGAGTTCGGCCTCGGGGTGCTGCAGGTGTGGCAGGCGCTGACCGAAGGCGTTTCCCGGCGGCCGGCCAATCCGGAGGTAACGCTGGTCTTCACCGACCTGGTCGGCTTCTCGACGTGGTCGCTGAAGGCCGGCGACGACGCGGCGCTGGCGCTGCTCCGGCAGGTGGCCCGGGCCCTCGAGCCACCCCTGCTCGACGCCGGCGGACACATCGTCAAGCGGATGGGCGACGGCCTCATGGCGGTGTTCGGCGATCCGACGGTCGCCGTGCGGGCCGTGCTGGCCGCCAAGGAGGCAGTGAAATCGGTCGAGGTCGGCGGCTACACGCCCCGGATGCGGGTCGGGATCCACACCGGGCGCCCGCAGCGCCTGGCCTCGGACTGGCTCGGCGTCGATGTGAACATCGCCGCACGAGTTATGGAAAGAGCCACCAAGGGTGGAATTATGGTGTCGAGTTCAACGTTGGATCTGATACCGCAAAGCGAGTTGGACGCGTTGGGCGTCGAGGCCAAACGCACGAGGAAGCCGGTCTTCGGGCCGAAGCCCGCCGGCATTCCCGACGATCTGGCGATATATCGCATCAAGACTCTTAAGGAGTTGTCAGGCCCCGATGACACAGCCGAAGCGAAACCGCAGCCATAATGGATGCCAATGGTAGGGGGCATAGTGTCCCGGCTCGCCCGGGTCCAATTCACTGTGGGGTATGCGGTGCTGCTGCTTGCCATCAGCTGCGCCATCCTGGCCCTGGGCCCACACGCGCATGACGTCATCGTGCAGCGTGCCAGCACTAACGTGCACAACCTGGCCCACGGCCACGTGGGCACGCTGCTGGGCAGCGCGCTGGTCGTCGACGCCGGTCCGCTCTACTTCTGGCTGCCCTTCCTGACCTGTCTGCTCGCGCTGGCCGAGCTGCATCTGCGCACCATCCGGCTGGTGGTGGCCTTCGTCGTCGGCCACATCGGCGCCACACTGCTGGTGGCCGCGGCCCTCGCCGCGTCGGTCGAGTTCGGCTGGCTGCCCCTGTCGATCACCCGGGCCAGCGACGTCGGCATGAGCTACGGCGCGCTGGCGGTGCTCGGCGCGATGACTGCCGTGATCCCCTCGCGCTGGCGGGCCGCCTGGGTCGGCTGGTGGGTGGCGGCGGGCATCGCTTCGGCGATCATCGGCGGCGACTTCACCGATGCCGGCCACACCGTCGCCGTGATCTTGGGCGTGCTGGTCTCGGCCCGGTTCCGGCAGCCGATCCACTGGACGCCGGCCCGGTACCTGATGCTGGCGGCGTCCTCGGGCTTCGGCTTCCTGATGCTGGCCCACCACTGGGGGACCCTGGCGGCGACGCCGGTGTTCGGCCTCGTGGGCGCCTTTGTGGCCTACCGGGTGGCGAAGTTCGCCCGCGGTCGGAGCCTTCCGGCCATGCCGGTCGGAGGCGACGACGCGCTGGCCGGTCCGCAGCCGGCCGTCGCCGCCGGCTAAGCCACTCCACGGCCACCGCCGTGCTTCGTCGGCCCCCGGCCGCCCAACTGCCAAGCGCCCGCCGGGCCCCACGCGCCGAATCACTATGATCAGCACTTGCCGCTGGGCAAGTGCAGCCAACCCTCAGCAAGGAGAGTGTCGCCGCGTGGGTGATCAACCCGTGGACCTGTCGCCGGAAGCCCTGGCCCAAGCGGTCAGCACCGCCCGGGAGGCCTTCACGCGGGCCGGCGACCTCGACGCACTGGCGCGGGTCAAGACCGAGCACCTCGGCGACCGCTCACCGCTGGCGCTGGCGCGCCAGGCGCTGGGCGGCGTCCCCAAGGACGAGCGTGCCGATGCCGGGAAGCGGGTCAACGCGGCCCGCACCGAAGCCCAGCAGGGCTACGACGAACGGCTCGCGGTGCTGCGCGCCGACCGCGACGCCGCCGTGCTGGTGGCCGAAGGCATCGACGTCACGCTGCCCTCGACCCGGCAGCCGATCGGCGCGCGGCACCCGATCACGATCCTGGCCGAACACATCGCCGACACCTTCATCGCCATGGGCTGGGAACTGGCGGAGGGGCCCGAGGTCGAGACCGAGCAGTTCAACTTCGACGCGCTCAACTTCCCGGCCGACCACCCCGCGCGCAGCGAACAGGACACCTTCTACGTCGCACCCGACGATTCCCGGCAACTGCTGCGTACCCACACCTCGCCGGTGCAGGTGCGCACCCTGCTCGCGCGCGAGCTGCCCGTCTACGTCATCTCGATCGGCCGCACGTTTCGCACCGACGAACTCGACTCCACCCACACGCCGGTCTTCCATCAGGTCGAGGGTTTGGCGGTGGACCGCGGCCTGACCATGGCCCATCTGCGGGGAACGCTGGACGCGTTCGCGCGCGCCGAGTTCGGCCCCGAGGCGCGCACCCGGATCCGTCCGCATTTCTTCCCGTTCACCGAGCCGTCCGCCGAGGTCGACGTGTGGTTCGTCGGCAAGAAGGGCGGTGCCGGCTGGGTGGAGTGGGGTGGCTGCGGCATGGTGCATCCAAACGTGTTACGCGCCGCGGGGATTGACCCAGACGTCCACTCCGGCTTCGCATTCGGCATGGGGCTGGAACGAACGCTGCAGTTCCGCAACGGGATTCCGGACATGCGCGACATGGTCGAGGGCGACATCCGGTTCTCGCTGCCGTTCGGGGTGGGTGCCTGATGCGCGT is part of the Mycobacterium mantenii genome and encodes:
- the rplT gene encoding 50S ribosomal protein L20; amino-acid sequence: MARVKRAVNAHKKRRSILKASKGYRGQRSRLYRKAKEQQLHSLNYAYRDRRARKGEFRKLWISRINAAARANDITYNRLIQGLKAAGVEVDRKNLSDIAIADPAAFTALVDIARAALPEDVNAPSDSGEAA
- a CDS encoding TrmH family RNA methyltransferase; amino-acid sequence: MLTERSARVAAAVKLHRHVGRGRAGRFLAEGPNLVEAAARRGLIRDVFVTEVARQRHASLLATLDAARCPVHPVTERAAKALSDTVTPAGLVAVCETPETRLRDVLAGSPRLVAVAVEIGEPGNAGTLIRLADAMGAAGVILGGHSVDPYNGKCLRASAGSIFSVPVVVAPDTLAAVDALRAAGLQLLATTVDGETRLDEATELLGAPTAWLFGPESHGLPSEIAAAADHRMRIPMAGGAESLNVASAAAICLYQSARALNLPTRP
- a CDS encoding oxygenase MpaB family protein; this encodes MSACGTEPADPLGPDSLTWKYFGDLRTGMMGVWIGAIQNMYPELGAAVEEHSILLREPLQRVARSVYPIMGVVYDGDRASQTGQQITSYHHTIKGTDATGRRYHALNPETFYWAHATFFMLIVKVAEYFCGGLTEAEKRQLFAEHVQWYRMYGMSMRPVPESWEDFQEYWERTGRDTLEINRATLDIFQMRIPKPKFVLMPTPIWDQIFKPLVAGQRWIAAGLFEPAVREKAGMHWTPGDEVLLRLFGKVVELAFLAVPDEIRLHPRALAAYRRAEGRLPSDAPLVEAPPFMAPPRDRRGLPMHYFPPPPRSPLDPALQPARALMERAGSLVHTTLSLAGLRAGRGRPKRPARAA
- a CDS encoding adenylate/guanylate cyclase domain-containing protein, whose product is MELARRDLDPGEPEEMQAQSAPQRSPLSVHTATEWLHSRNRSPGAVAFIRRARRLLPGDPEFGDPLSTAGDGGPRAAARAADRLLGDRDAVSREFGLGVLQVWQALTEGVSRRPANPEVTLVFTDLVGFSTWSLKAGDDAALALLRQVARALEPPLLDAGGHIVKRMGDGLMAVFGDPTVAVRAVLAAKEAVKSVEVGGYTPRMRVGIHTGRPQRLASDWLGVDVNIAARVMERATKGGIMVSSSTLDLIPQSELDALGVEAKRTRKPVFGPKPAGIPDDLAIYRIKTLKELSGPDDTAEAKPQP
- a CDS encoding rhomboid-like protein, whose translation is MVGGIVSRLARVQFTVGYAVLLLAISCAILALGPHAHDVIVQRASTNVHNLAHGHVGTLLGSALVVDAGPLYFWLPFLTCLLALAELHLRTIRLVVAFVVGHIGATLLVAAALAASVEFGWLPLSITRASDVGMSYGALAVLGAMTAVIPSRWRAAWVGWWVAAGIASAIIGGDFTDAGHTVAVILGVLVSARFRQPIHWTPARYLMLAASSGFGFLMLAHHWGTLAATPVFGLVGAFVAYRVAKFARGRSLPAMPVGGDDALAGPQPAVAAG
- the pheS gene encoding phenylalanine--tRNA ligase subunit alpha: MGDQPVDLSPEALAQAVSTAREAFTRAGDLDALARVKTEHLGDRSPLALARQALGGVPKDERADAGKRVNAARTEAQQGYDERLAVLRADRDAAVLVAEGIDVTLPSTRQPIGARHPITILAEHIADTFIAMGWELAEGPEVETEQFNFDALNFPADHPARSEQDTFYVAPDDSRQLLRTHTSPVQVRTLLARELPVYVISIGRTFRTDELDSTHTPVFHQVEGLAVDRGLTMAHLRGTLDAFARAEFGPEARTRIRPHFFPFTEPSAEVDVWFVGKKGGAGWVEWGGCGMVHPNVLRAAGIDPDVHSGFAFGMGLERTLQFRNGIPDMRDMVEGDIRFSLPFGVGA